The Nocardia arthritidis genome has a window encoding:
- a CDS encoding carbohydrate ABC transporter permease: MSDPSGTASRASAFVLELRRSGRAWLFVTPVLIALAVVVGYPVTRAIWMSFQKDSGLDQATGMFVEGGGAGFSNYTHWLLQQCQVAGETTSCPTGNLGSAFWSSIGVTLLFAVVTVTLEATIGLGMAMIMGKTFRGRALLRAAVLIPWAIPTAVTARLWEFMFQYNGVVNRVLGTHILWTTDPFFSRVAVIVADVWKTTPFMALLILAGLQVIPGDVYEAARVDGASAWQRFTQITLPLLKPALLVAVLFRTMDALRLYDLPAIMTLGNPSTRTVSILVVDQVRQGPNSAAALSTLTFLMIFAVAFVLVKVLGANAVRTQEAQREAH; this comes from the coding sequence GTGTCGGATCCTTCGGGAACGGCGTCACGCGCGTCGGCATTTGTTTTGGAACTGCGGCGCTCGGGCCGGGCATGGCTTTTCGTGACGCCGGTGCTCATCGCGCTGGCCGTCGTGGTCGGCTACCCGGTCACCCGGGCGATCTGGATGTCCTTCCAGAAGGACTCCGGACTCGATCAGGCGACCGGGATGTTCGTCGAGGGCGGCGGCGCCGGCTTCTCGAACTACACCCACTGGCTGCTGCAGCAGTGCCAGGTCGCGGGTGAGACCACGTCCTGCCCGACCGGCAATCTCGGTTCGGCGTTCTGGTCGTCGATCGGGGTCACCCTGCTGTTCGCGGTGGTCACCGTGACGCTGGAGGCCACCATCGGCCTCGGCATGGCGATGATCATGGGCAAGACCTTCCGCGGCCGGGCGCTGCTGCGCGCCGCGGTGCTCATCCCGTGGGCCATCCCGACCGCGGTGACCGCGCGGTTGTGGGAGTTCATGTTCCAGTACAACGGCGTAGTGAACCGGGTGCTCGGTACGCACATCCTGTGGACGACAGATCCGTTCTTCTCGCGGGTCGCGGTGATCGTCGCCGACGTGTGGAAGACCACCCCGTTCATGGCGCTGCTGATTCTGGCCGGCCTGCAGGTGATTCCGGGCGACGTGTACGAGGCGGCCAGGGTGGACGGCGCCTCGGCCTGGCAGCGGTTCACCCAGATCACCCTGCCGCTGTTGAAACCCGCGCTGCTGGTCGCGGTGCTGTTCCGCACGATGGACGCGCTGCGGCTGTACGACCTGCCCGCGATCATGACGCTGGGCAATCCGAGCACCCGAACCGTCTCGATCCTGGTCGTCGATCAGGTGCGGCAGGGCCCGAACAGCGCGGCGGCACTGTCCACCCTCACCTTCCTGATGATCTTCGCGGTGGCCTTCGTGCTGGTGAAGGTCTTGGGCGCGAACGCCGTCCGGACCCAGGAAGCGCAGCGGGAGGCGCACTGA
- a CDS encoding carbohydrate ABC transporter permease, which yields MTTTTAEPTVAQSIPWTKRLGSLRVYVGALIILVWGLGPFYWMAVTAFRDEAYTFDNTPWPTHLTWANFSNAFDTSRGNNFGKALINSLIIGSITTAIALLVGVMAAYALARIGFRGKYLVSGLILSASMFPVVVLVTPLFQLFTDLGWIGQYQAMIIPNISFVLPMTVYVLSSFFSELPWELEEAARIDGASKLQAFRLVMLPLAAPAVFTTAILAFIAAVNEYLLSRLLSNDRTEPVTVAIARFSGNDPHAIPYAAIMAAGTMVTVPLVIMVLLFQRRIISGLTAGGVKS from the coding sequence ATGACCACGACCACCGCCGAACCCACTGTCGCGCAGTCGATTCCGTGGACCAAGCGACTCGGTTCGCTGCGCGTCTACGTCGGCGCGCTGATCATCCTGGTGTGGGGGCTCGGGCCGTTCTACTGGATGGCCGTCACCGCGTTCCGCGACGAGGCGTACACCTTCGACAACACGCCGTGGCCGACCCACCTCACCTGGGCCAACTTCAGCAATGCCTTCGACACCAGCCGCGGCAACAACTTCGGCAAGGCGCTGATCAACAGCCTGATCATCGGATCGATCACCACCGCCATCGCGCTGCTGGTCGGTGTCATGGCGGCATATGCGTTGGCGCGCATCGGATTCCGCGGCAAGTACCTGGTGTCCGGATTGATCCTGAGCGCATCGATGTTCCCGGTGGTCGTGCTGGTGACCCCGCTGTTCCAGCTGTTCACCGACCTCGGCTGGATCGGCCAGTACCAGGCGATGATCATTCCGAACATCTCGTTCGTACTGCCGATGACCGTCTACGTACTGTCCTCGTTCTTCTCCGAACTGCCGTGGGAGCTCGAGGAGGCGGCGCGCATCGATGGCGCGAGCAAGCTGCAGGCCTTCCGGCTGGTGATGCTGCCGCTGGCCGCGCCCGCCGTATTCACAACGGCCATCCTGGCTTTCATCGCCGCGGTGAACGAGTACCTGCTCTCGCGGCTGCTGTCCAACGACCGGACCGAACCGGTGACCGTCGCGATCGCCCGGTTCTCCGGCAATGATCCGCACGCCATCCCCTATGCGGCGATCATGGCGGCGGGCACCATGGTCACGGTGCCGCTGGTGATCATGGTGCTGCTGTTCCAGCGCCGCATCATCTCCGGTTTGACCGCCGGTGGCGTGAAGAGCTGA
- a CDS encoding ABC transporter substrate-binding protein: MALKKSLRWSLVPRVAGAVAAAALLTPMFTACSSNSGGNPQSQNLNDRGPITYVEGKDTTETGAVKQLIERWNAAHPSEQVTFKEQSNDASQQYDDLVEHMRSKQSSYDVVALDVPWTAEFAAKGWIQPLKDNFSIDTSALLQPPVTSATYNGTLYAAPRNTNGGLLYYRKDLVPTPPKTWKEMLGDCQIAQQHNIGCYAGQFASYEGLTVNVAEVINAFGGSFVGPDGRKPTVNSQQSKNGLKTLVDAYKNGDIPKEAITYKEPESQDAFEQGKLLFLRTWPSFYGPAGSDASAVKDKFGVAPLPGENGVGASTLGGYNAAISVYSKHKATALDFLRFLISEDAQHIVATGALPSVRASQYDDPALIAKMPYLPALKESIASAVPRPVTPFYSAVSKAIQDNAYAALQGTKSVDDAITGMEKGISAAGS; this comes from the coding sequence ATGGCCTTGAAGAAGTCCCTACGTTGGTCGCTCGTGCCGCGAGTCGCGGGTGCGGTGGCCGCGGCGGCGTTGTTGACGCCGATGTTCACCGCCTGCTCCAGCAACAGCGGCGGAAACCCGCAGAGCCAGAACCTGAACGACCGCGGCCCGATCACCTATGTGGAGGGCAAGGACACCACCGAAACCGGTGCTGTCAAACAGCTCATCGAGCGCTGGAACGCCGCGCATCCGAGCGAGCAGGTGACGTTCAAGGAGCAGTCGAACGATGCCTCGCAGCAATACGACGACCTGGTCGAGCACATGCGCTCCAAGCAGTCCAGCTACGACGTCGTCGCGCTCGACGTGCCGTGGACCGCGGAGTTCGCGGCCAAGGGCTGGATTCAGCCGCTGAAGGACAATTTCTCGATCGACACCTCGGCGCTGCTGCAGCCGCCGGTCACCAGCGCCACCTACAACGGCACGCTGTACGCCGCGCCGCGAAACACCAACGGCGGCCTGCTGTACTACCGCAAGGACCTGGTGCCGACCCCGCCGAAGACCTGGAAGGAAATGCTCGGCGACTGCCAGATCGCACAGCAGCACAATATCGGCTGCTACGCAGGGCAATTCGCGTCCTACGAGGGTCTGACGGTGAATGTGGCCGAGGTGATCAACGCATTCGGCGGCAGCTTCGTCGGTCCCGACGGCCGCAAGCCGACGGTGAACAGCCAGCAGTCCAAGAACGGTCTGAAGACGCTGGTCGACGCGTACAAGAACGGCGACATCCCCAAGGAAGCCATCACCTACAAGGAGCCGGAGAGCCAGGACGCCTTCGAACAGGGCAAGCTGCTGTTCCTGCGCACCTGGCCGAGCTTCTACGGCCCGGCCGGTAGCGATGCCTCCGCGGTGAAGGACAAGTTCGGCGTCGCGCCGCTGCCCGGCGAGAACGGCGTCGGCGCCTCGACGCTCGGCGGCTACAACGCGGCCATCAGCGTGTACTCCAAGCACAAGGCGACGGCGCTCGACTTCCTGCGCTTCCTGATCAGTGAGGACGCCCAGCACATCGTCGCGACCGGCGCACTGCCCTCGGTGCGCGCATCGCAGTACGACGACCCGGCCCTCATCGCCAAGATGCCGTACCTGCCCGCGCTGAAGGAGTCGATCGCCAGCGCCGTTCCGCGCCCGGTCACCCCGTTCTACTCGGCCGTTTCGAAGGCCATCCAGGACAATGCCTATGCGGCACTGCAGGGCACCAAATCGGTCGACGACGCCATCACCGGAATGGAAAAGGGCATTTCGGCGGCGGGATCGTAA
- a CDS encoding transglycosylase domain-containing protein codes for MSSFRKRRDRGQHGARGTPDNTFVTSWNARSTSRASRRRNTGSAKTSRYPTESRPAWPGPQQARWSGTRPGSSPRSGAAQPRRSRGERIRRLTLALFIIFVALPALLFVLVYWSAEIPDPASVQTNQIATILAADGATVIAKVVPPEGNRTPVPLSDVPQPVRDAVIAAEDRNFYGNPGYSATGFLRAARDNLLGREDAGGGSTITQQYVKNAFLGSERTLTRKMRELVIAAKMARQWSKDDILAAYLNTIYYGRGAYGIAAAAKSYFGKPVPQLTVGEGAMLAALIRTPSILDPETHLPDLQARWRYVLDAMVEMGKLSPADRDATTFPQVVPITEVADDNVAHGPEGLIRTKVVRELRASGISERELDTGALQITTTIDAKAQQAALGAVHDRLDGQPPELRAAVVSIDPRSGAVRAYFGGYDGTGYDYAQAPLQTGSAFKVFAVIAALQQNIPLSRVIDSSPVTDRGTKITNVDGESCGRCTMAEALKRSLNTSFYRLTMSMFDGPKAIADAAHQAGIPKQIPGVAGETLTENGEHPLNGIVLGQYLVRPIDMASAYATIAASGVYHEPYFVQRVVTGDGRVLLDRGEGQIGEQLPQGQQRIPKPVAENTIQAMMPIAAYSNGHQLAGGRPSAAKTGTTQLGDSDRNKDAWMVGFTPSLSTAVWIGTEHSQPIRTARGGDIYGSGMPSDIWKQTMDGTLDGAPIEQFPAPAPVAGQAGLPKQPSGSGPYDILNPPPPQQREPVVIIPPTTAPPKEVEIFPGLSIPVPG; via the coding sequence GTGAGTTCGTTCCGCAAGCGGCGCGACCGCGGACAGCACGGCGCCAGGGGCACACCGGACAACACCTTCGTCACCAGTTGGAACGCGCGGTCCACCTCCCGCGCCAGTCGGCGGCGGAACACCGGTTCGGCCAAGACTTCTCGCTACCCGACGGAATCGCGACCGGCCTGGCCCGGTCCGCAGCAGGCCCGCTGGAGCGGCACCCGGCCCGGCTCATCGCCGCGTTCCGGGGCGGCCCAGCCGCGCCGCAGTCGCGGCGAACGCATCCGCCGCCTGACGCTCGCCCTGTTCATCATCTTCGTCGCCTTGCCCGCACTGCTTTTCGTGCTGGTCTACTGGAGCGCCGAGATACCCGACCCGGCCTCGGTGCAGACCAATCAGATCGCCACCATCCTGGCCGCCGACGGCGCCACGGTGATCGCGAAAGTCGTTCCGCCGGAAGGTAACCGCACCCCGGTCCCGTTGAGCGACGTCCCGCAGCCGGTCCGCGACGCGGTCATTGCCGCCGAAGACCGCAATTTCTACGGCAATCCGGGCTATTCGGCCACCGGCTTCCTGCGCGCGGCCCGGGACAACCTGCTCGGCCGAGAGGACGCCGGCGGCGGTTCCACCATCACCCAGCAGTACGTCAAGAACGCCTTCCTCGGCTCCGAGCGCACGCTGACGCGCAAGATGCGCGAGCTGGTCATCGCCGCCAAGATGGCGCGGCAGTGGAGTAAGGACGACATACTCGCCGCCTACCTCAACACCATCTACTACGGCCGCGGCGCGTACGGCATCGCCGCCGCCGCGAAATCCTACTTCGGCAAACCGGTCCCGCAGCTCACCGTCGGCGAAGGCGCGATGCTGGCCGCGCTCATCCGCACCCCGTCGATCCTGGATCCGGAGACCCACCTGCCCGATCTGCAGGCACGCTGGCGGTATGTGCTCGACGCCATGGTCGAGATGGGCAAACTCTCGCCGGCGGATCGCGATGCCACCACCTTCCCGCAGGTCGTCCCGATCACCGAGGTGGCCGACGACAATGTCGCGCACGGCCCGGAGGGGTTGATCCGCACCAAGGTGGTTCGCGAACTGCGCGCCTCCGGCATCAGCGAACGCGAACTCGACACCGGCGCACTGCAGATCACCACCACCATCGACGCCAAGGCACAGCAGGCCGCGCTCGGCGCGGTGCACGACCGGCTCGACGGGCAGCCGCCCGAGTTGCGCGCCGCGGTGGTGTCGATCGACCCGCGCTCCGGCGCGGTGCGCGCCTACTTCGGCGGCTACGACGGAACGGGTTACGACTACGCGCAGGCCCCGCTGCAGACCGGGTCGGCGTTCAAGGTGTTCGCGGTGATCGCTGCGCTGCAGCAGAACATTCCGCTGTCCAGGGTGATCGACAGTTCGCCGGTCACCGATCGCGGCACCAAGATCACCAATGTCGACGGCGAATCCTGCGGCCGGTGCACCATGGCCGAGGCGCTGAAGCGCTCGCTGAACACCAGCTTCTACCGGCTCACCATGTCGATGTTCGACGGGCCGAAGGCAATCGCCGACGCCGCGCATCAGGCGGGTATCCCGAAGCAGATCCCCGGTGTCGCCGGGGAGACGCTCACCGAGAACGGCGAGCACCCGCTCAATGGAATCGTCTTGGGTCAGTACCTCGTTCGGCCGATCGATATGGCATCGGCCTACGCGACCATCGCCGCCTCCGGCGTCTACCACGAACCGTACTTCGTGCAGCGGGTGGTCACCGGCGACGGCCGGGTGCTGCTCGATCGCGGCGAAGGCCAGATCGGCGAGCAACTGCCGCAGGGCCAGCAGCGCATCCCGAAACCGGTCGCGGAGAACACCATTCAGGCGATGATGCCGATCGCGGCCTACTCGAACGGACATCAATTGGCGGGCGGGCGGCCGTCGGCCGCCAAGACCGGCACCACCCAGCTCGGCGACTCGGACCGCAACAAGGACGCCTGGATGGTCGGCTTCACGCCGTCGCTGTCCACCGCGGTCTGGATCGGCACCGAACACTCGCAACCGATCCGCACCGCCCGTGGCGGCGATATCTATGGATCCGGCATGCCGAGCGATATTTGGAAGCAGACGATGGACGGCACGCTCGACGGCGCCCCCATCGAACAGTTCCCGGCGCCCGCACCGGTCGCCGGTCAGGCCGGGTTGCCGAAACAACCATCCGGCAGCGGCCCGTACGACATCCTCAACCCGCCGCCACCGCAGCAGCGAGAGCCGGTCGTCATAATTCCACCGACTACGGCACCCCCGAAAGAGGTGGAAATCTTCCCCGGGCTCAGCATTCCGGTGCCGGGCTGA
- a CDS encoding GyrI-like domain-containing protein, with protein MDFNVVDQPETLVAGTVLRSPALAVEGPRRAKVEEAWKRNLARSLPGPPTTAYVDHAPEINSYLTHIVGYRCRSLDDLLPGDVLARVPAGRFARFIASGENLGDTIVSVWRAVWDAEAAGRFVRAYTGDWEHYPEAKTVEVFVALADDQVDG; from the coding sequence GTGGATTTCAATGTCGTTGACCAACCCGAGACGCTGGTTGCCGGGACCGTGCTCCGCAGCCCGGCGCTCGCGGTCGAGGGACCGCGGCGCGCGAAGGTGGAGGAGGCGTGGAAGCGCAATCTCGCGCGCAGCCTGCCCGGCCCGCCGACCACCGCATATGTCGATCACGCGCCGGAGATCAACTCGTATCTGACCCATATCGTCGGCTACCGCTGCCGCAGCCTCGACGACCTGCTGCCTGGTGATGTGCTGGCCAGGGTGCCCGCGGGCCGGTTCGCCCGTTTCATCGCCAGCGGCGAGAATCTGGGCGACACCATCGTCAGCGTGTGGCGGGCGGTGTGGGACGCCGAGGCGGCGGGCCGTTTCGTGCGCGCGTACACCGGCGACTGGGAGCACTATCCCGAGGCGAAGACCGTCGAGGTCTTCGTGGCGTTGGCGGACGATCAGGTCGACGGGTAG
- a CDS encoding GyrI-like domain-containing protein: MVDFEIVTLDESLIAGLTVPLAGREVTARDLDLVNFTWDRYLAREKTVPRVAAYIGQNDHAVAVLGYEVKGLDDLDPGDVLTRIPTGRYAKFVVSDKPYDLLRTAWAQVAKAESAGTITRSHTAEIERYTGPTSVEVYVSLD, encoded by the coding sequence GTGGTGGACTTCGAAATCGTCACATTGGACGAAAGCCTGATCGCCGGACTCACCGTCCCGCTCGCGGGCCGTGAGGTGACCGCACGCGACCTGGACCTGGTGAACTTCACCTGGGATCGCTACCTGGCGCGGGAGAAGACCGTGCCGAGGGTGGCCGCCTACATCGGCCAGAACGATCATGCGGTCGCGGTACTCGGCTATGAGGTGAAGGGGCTGGACGACCTGGACCCCGGCGATGTGCTGACCCGCATCCCCACCGGCCGCTACGCCAAATTCGTCGTCTCCGACAAACCGTACGATCTGCTGCGCACCGCATGGGCGCAGGTCGCCAAGGCGGAGAGCGCGGGCACCATCACCCGTTCGCACACCGCGGAGATCGAGCGTTACACCGGACCGACCTCGGTCGAGGTCTACGTCTCGCTGGACTGA
- a CDS encoding inositol-3-phosphate synthase has protein sequence MSDLENTTEVRVAIVGVGNCASSLVQGVQYYRDADEKTTVPGLMHVKFGPYHVRDVKFVAAFDVDAKKVGFDLAEAIFASENNTIKISDVPPADVVVQRGPTLDGIGKYYAETIELSEAEPVDVVQVLKDAKVDVLVSYLPVGSEEADKFYAQCAIDAGVAFVNALPVFIASDPVWAEKFRAAGVPIVGDDIKSQVGATITHRVMAKLFEDRGVQLDRTMQLNVGGNMDFKNMLERDRLESKKISKTQAVTSNLKKELGANDVHIGPSDHVGWLDDRKWAYVRLEGRAFGDVPLNLEYKLEVWDSPNSAGIIIDAVRAAKIAKDRGIGGPVLPASAYLMKSPPQQLADDIARAQLEAFIVGAE, from the coding sequence CGACGAGAAGACCACCGTGCCCGGCCTCATGCACGTGAAGTTCGGCCCCTACCATGTGCGCGACGTGAAATTCGTCGCCGCGTTCGACGTCGACGCCAAGAAGGTCGGCTTCGATCTCGCCGAGGCCATCTTCGCCAGCGAGAACAACACCATCAAGATCTCCGATGTGCCGCCCGCCGACGTCGTCGTGCAGCGCGGCCCGACCCTCGACGGCATCGGCAAGTACTACGCCGAAACCATCGAGCTGTCCGAGGCCGAGCCGGTCGACGTGGTGCAGGTCCTGAAGGACGCGAAGGTCGACGTGCTGGTGTCCTACCTGCCGGTGGGTTCCGAGGAGGCCGACAAGTTCTACGCCCAGTGCGCCATCGACGCCGGCGTCGCCTTCGTCAACGCGCTGCCGGTGTTCATCGCCTCCGATCCGGTGTGGGCCGAAAAGTTCCGCGCGGCAGGCGTTCCCATCGTCGGTGACGACATCAAGAGCCAGGTCGGCGCCACCATCACCCACCGCGTCATGGCCAAGCTGTTCGAGGATCGCGGCGTGCAGCTCGACCGCACCATGCAGTTGAACGTCGGCGGCAATATGGACTTCAAGAACATGCTCGAGCGCGATCGGCTGGAGTCCAAGAAGATCTCCAAGACCCAGGCGGTCACCAGCAACCTGAAGAAGGAGCTCGGCGCCAACGACGTGCACATCGGCCCGTCCGATCACGTCGGCTGGCTCGACGACCGCAAGTGGGCCTATGTCCGGTTGGAGGGCCGCGCCTTCGGCGATGTGCCGCTCAACCTGGAATACAAGCTCGAGGTGTGGGATTCGCCGAACTCGGCGGGCATCATCATCGACGCGGTGCGCGCGGCCAAGATCGCCAAGGACCGCGGCATCGGCGGACCCGTCCTCCCGGCCTCGGCCTACCTGATGAAGTCCCCGCCGCAGCAGCTCGCCGACGATATCGCCCGGGCCCAGCTCGAGGCGTTCATCGTGGGAGCCGAGTAG